A DNA window from Macaca fascicularis isolate 582-1 chromosome 18, T2T-MFA8v1.1 contains the following coding sequences:
- the LOC135968237 gene encoding elongin-A3-like — MAAGSTTLHAVEKLQVRLATKTDPKKLEKYLQKLSALPMTADILAETGIRKTVKRLRKHQHVGDFARDLAARWKKLVLVDPNTGPDAQDPEESASRKRHGEALQDQEKAWGFPENGTVPRSPPDSPEHRRTAHRTPPGLQRPHRRSPSREHRAQRKRPRRAPADSGPHRAPPLHTAPLPTPEGPEPAVPGKQPGRGHAHAAQGGPPLGQGCQGQPQGEALVSHSKGHKSSRWASAQKLPPVQESQSERLQVAGADSAGPKTVPSHAFSELWDPSEAWMQANYDLLSAFEAMTSQEKPEALSAPTFQEEAAFTGHRVNAKMQVYSGSRPACQPQVLTLRQQCIRGLRHNPDALGDVGGVPYSVLEPLPEGWTPDQLYRREKYNHALAGDTDELWRIHCLQDFKEEKPQEHESWRELYLRLRDSREQRLRAVTTKIRSARENKPIRRQTKMICFNSGAKTPYDASRRQEKSAGAADPEEGEIKPAPKAAGSSHVPSSRGGVGGGDRGGGGLVGGGDGGHGGSSGSSSTSSSSSSSSSSSSSSTSSSSTSSSSTSSSSSSSSSVLHRLPEKRANPCLSSSNERPAPAAKTRKPAAKKVAPLMAKAIRDYKRRFSRR, encoded by the coding sequence ATGGCGGCAGGGTCCACTACGCTGCACGCAGTGGAGAAGCTGCAGGTGCGTCTGGCCACTAAGACGGACCCGAAAAAGCTagagaaatatttgcagaaaCTCTCCGCCTTGCCCATGACGGCAGACATCCTGGCGGAGACTGGAATCAGAAAGACGGTGAAGCGCCTGCGGAAGCACCAGCACGTGGGCGACTTTGCCAGAGACTTAGCGGCCCGGTGGAAGAAGCTGGTGCTTGTGGACCCAAACACCGGGCCTGATGCACAGGACCCCGAGGAGAGCGCTTCCCGAAAGCGCCATGGGGAGGCTCTTCAGGACCAGGAAAAGGCCTGGGGCTTCCCAGAGAACGGGACGGTCCCCAGGAGCCCACCTGACAGTCCTGAGCACAGACGGACAGCACACAGAACACCTCCGGGGCTCCAGAGACCTCACCGAAGGTCTCCCAGTCGCGAGCACAGAGCCCAGAGAAAGCGCCCCAGAAGGGCCCCAGCTGATTCAGGCCCCCATCGGGCCCCTCCATTGCACACCGCTCCCCTCCCGACGCCCGAGGGCCCTGAGCCGGCTGTGCCCGGGAAGCAACCCGGAAGAGGCCACGCTCACGCCGCTCAGGGCGGGCCTCCGCTGGGTCAGGGCTGCCAGGGCCAACCCCAGGGGGAAGCGCTTGTGAGCCACAGCAAGGGGCACAAATCGTCCCGCTGGGCTTCCGCGCAGAAACTGCCTCCTGTCCAGGAAAGCCAGTCAGAGCGGCTGCAGGTGGCCGGCGCTGATTCTGCGGGGCCGAAAACGGTGCCCAGCCATGCCTTCTCAGAGCTCTGGGACCCCTCAGAGGCCTGGATGCAGGCCAACTACGATCTACTTTCCGCTTTTGAGGCCATGACCTCCCAGGAAAAGCCAGAAGCACTCTCCGCACCAACGTTCCAGGAGGAAGCCGCCTTCACTGGACACAGAGTGAATGCTAAGATGCAGGTGTACTCGGGCTCCAGGCCTGCCTGCCAGCCCCAGGTGCTGACGCTGCGCCAGCAGTGCATCCGGGGGCTCAGACACAATCCGGACGCCCTCGGCGACGTGGGAGGGGTCCCCTACTCGGTTCTTGAACCCCTTCCGGAAGGGTGGACGCCTGATCAGCTGTATCGCAGAGAGAAATACAATCACGCACTCGCTGGGGACACAGATGAATTATGGAGGATTCATTGTCTCCAGGACTTCAAGGAAGAAAAGCCACAGGAGCACGAGTCTTGGCGGGAGCTGTATCTGCGGCTTCGGGACTCCCGAGAGCAGCGGCTGCGAGCAGTCACCACGAAAATCCGATCTGCACGTGAAAACAAACCCATCCGCCGACAGACAAAGATGATCTGTTTCAACTCTGGGGCCAAGACGCCTTATGATGCTTCAAGGAGGCAAGAGAAGTCTGCAGGAGCCGCTGACCCCGAAGAGGGAGAGATCAAGCCAGCCCCCAAAGCCGCGGGCAGCAGCCACGTTCCCTCCAGCCGGGGCGGCGTGGGCGGTGGCGATAGGGGCGGTGGCGGCCTGGTGGGCGGCGGGGACGGCGGCCACGGCggaagcagtggcagcagcagcacgagcagcagcagcagcagcagcagcagcagcagcagcagcagcacgagCAGCAGCAGCACGAGCAGCAGCAGcacgagcagcagcagcagcagcagcagcagcgtcCTTCACCGGCTCCCTGAGAAGAGGGCCAACCCCTGCCTGAGCAGCA
- the LOC135968235 gene encoding elongin-A3-like yields MAAGSTTLHAVEKLQVRLATKTDPKKLEKYLQKLSALPMTADILAETGIRKTVKRLRKHQHVGDFARDLAARWKKLVLVDPNTGPDAQDPEESASRKRHGEALQDQEKAWGFPENGTVPRSPPDSPEHRRTAHRTPPGLQRPHRRSPSREHRAQRKRPRRAPADSGPHRAPPLHTAPLPTPEGPEPAVPGKQPGRGHAHAAQGGPPLGQGCQGQPQGEALVSHSKGHKSSRWASAQKLPPVQESQSERLQVAGADSAGPKTVPSHAFSELWDPSEAWMQANYDLLSAFEAMTSQEKPEALSAPTFQEEAAFTGHRVNAKMQVYSGSRPACQPQVLTLRQQCIRGLRHNPDALGDVGGVPYSVLEPLPEGWTPDQLYRREKYNHALAGDTDELWRIHCLQDFKEEKPQEHESWRELYLRLRDSREQRLRAVTTKIRSARENKPIRRQTKMICFNSGAKTPYDASRRQEKSAGAADPEEGEIKPAPKAAGSSHVPSSRGGVGGGDRGGGGLVGGGDGGHGGSSGSSSTSSSSSSSSSSSSSTSSSSTSSSSSSVLHRLPEKRANPCLSSSNERPAPAAKTRKPAAKKVAPLMAKAIRDYKRRFSRR; encoded by the coding sequence ATGGCGGCAGGGTCCACTACGCTGCACGCAGTGGAGAAGCTGCAGGTGCGTCTGGCCACTAAGACGGACCCGAAAAAGCTagagaaatatttgcagaaaCTCTCCGCCTTGCCCATGACGGCAGACATCCTGGCGGAGACTGGAATCAGAAAGACGGTGAAGCGCCTGCGGAAGCACCAGCACGTGGGCGACTTTGCCAGAGACTTAGCGGCCCGGTGGAAGAAGCTGGTGCTTGTGGACCCAAACACCGGGCCTGATGCACAGGACCCCGAGGAGAGCGCTTCCCGAAAGCGCCATGGGGAGGCTCTTCAGGACCAGGAAAAGGCCTGGGGCTTCCCAGAGAACGGGACGGTCCCCAGGAGCCCACCTGACAGTCCTGAGCACAGACGGACAGCACACAGAACACCTCCGGGGCTCCAGAGACCTCACCGAAGGTCTCCCAGTCGCGAGCACAGAGCCCAGAGAAAGCGCCCCAGAAGGGCCCCAGCTGATTCAGGCCCCCATCGGGCCCCTCCATTGCACACCGCTCCCCTCCCGACGCCCGAGGGCCCTGAGCCGGCTGTGCCCGGGAAGCAACCCGGAAGAGGCCACGCTCACGCCGCTCAGGGCGGGCCTCCGCTGGGTCAGGGCTGCCAGGGCCAACCCCAGGGGGAAGCGCTTGTGAGCCACAGCAAGGGGCACAAATCGTCCCGCTGGGCTTCCGCGCAGAAACTGCCTCCTGTCCAGGAAAGCCAGTCAGAGAGGCTGCAGGTGGCCGGCGCTGATTCTGCGGGGCCGAAAACGGTGCCCAGCCATGCCTTCTCAGAGCTCTGGGACCCCTCAGAGGCCTGGATGCAGGCCAACTACGATCTACTTTCCGCTTTTGAGGCCATGACCTCCCAGGAAAAGCCAGAAGCACTCTCCGCACCAACGTTCCAGGAGGAAGCCGCCTTCACTGGACACAGAGTGAATGCTAAGATGCAGGTGTACTCGGGCTCCAGGCCTGCCTGCCAGCCCCAGGTGCTGACGCTGCGCCAGCAGTGCATCCGGGGGCTCAGACACAATCCGGACGCCCTCGGCGACGTGGGAGGGGTCCCCTACTCGGTTCTTGAACCCCTTCCGGAAGGGTGGACGCCTGATCAGCTGTATCGCAGAGAGAAATACAATCACGCACTCGCTGGGGACACAGATGAATTATGGAGGATTCATTGTCTCCAGGACTTCAAGGAAGAAAAGCCACAGGAGCACGAGTCTTGGCGGGAGCTGTATCTGCGGCTTCGGGACTCCCGAGAGCAGCGGCTGCGAGCAGTCACCACGAAAATCCGATCTGCACGTGAAAACAAACCCATCCGCCGACAGACAAAGATGATCTGTTTCAACTCTGGGGCCAAGACGCCTTATGATGCTTCAAGGAGGCAAGAGAAGTCTGCAGGAGCCGCTGACCCCGAAGAGGGAGAGATCAAGCCAGCCCCCAAAGCCGCGGGCAGCAGCCACGTTCCCTCCAGCCGGGGCGGCGTGGGCGGTGGCGATAGGGGCGGTGGCGGCCTGGTGGGCGGCGGGGACGGCGGCCACGGCggaagcagtggcagcagcagcacgagcagcagcagcagcagcagcagcagcagcagcagcagcacgagCAGCAGCAGcacgagcagcagcagcagcagcgtcCTTCACCGGCTCCCTGAGAAGAGGGCCAACCCCTGCCTGAGCAGCAGCAATGAGCGCCCGGCGCCCGCCGCCAAAACCCGGAAACCGGCTGCCAAGAAAGTGGCCCCGCTGATGGCCAAGGCAATTCGAGACTACAAGAGGAGATTCTCCCGAAGATAA
- the LOC135968236 gene encoding elongin-A3-like encodes MAAGSTTLHAVEKLQVRLATKTDPKKLEKYLQKLSALPMTADILAETGIRKTVKRLRKHQHVGDFARDLAARWKKLVVVDPNTGPDAQDPEESASRKRHGEALQDQEKAWGFPENGTVPRSPPDSPEHRRTAHRTPPGLQRPHRRSPSREHRAQRKRPRRAPADSGPHRAPPLHTAPLPTPEGPEPAVPGKQPGRGHAHAAQGGPPLGQGCQGQPQGEALVSHSKGHKSSRWASAQKLPPVQESQSERLQVAGADSAGPKTVPSHAFSELWDPSEAWMQANYDLLSAFEAMTSQEKPEALSAPTFQEEAAFTGHRVNAKMQVYSGSRPACQPQVLTLRQQCIRGLRHNPDALGDVGGVPYSVLEPLPEGWTPDQLYRREKYNHALAGDTDELWRIHCLQDFKEEKPQEHESWRELYLRLRDSREQRLRAVTTKIRSARENKPIRRQTKMICFNSGAKTPYDASRRQEKSAGAADPEEGEIKPAPKAAGSSHVPSSRGGVGGGDRGGGGLVGGGDGGHGGSSGSSSTSSSSSSSSSSSSSSTSSSSTSSSSSSSSSVLHRLPEKRANPCLSSSNERPAPAAKTRKPAAKKVAPLMAKAIRDYKRRFSRR; translated from the coding sequence ATGGCGGCAGGGTCCACTACGCTGCACGCAGTGGAGAAGCTGCAGGTGCGTCTGGCCACTAAGACGGACCCGAAAAAGCTagagaaatatttgcagaaaCTCTCCGCCTTGCCCATGACGGCAGACATCCTGGCGGAGACTGGAATCAGAAAGACGGTGAAGCGCCTGCGGAAGCACCAGCACGTGGGCGACTTTGCCAGAGACTTAGCGGCCCGGTGGAAGAAGCTGGTGGTTGTGGACCCAAACACCGGGCCTGATGCACAGGACCCCGAGGAGAGCGCTTCCCGAAAGCGCCATGGGGAGGCTCTTCAGGACCAGGAAAAGGCCTGGGGCTTCCCAGAGAACGGGACGGTCCCCAGGAGCCCACCTGACAGTCCTGAGCACAGACGGACAGCACACAGAACACCTCCGGGGCTCCAGAGACCTCACCGAAGGTCTCCCAGTCGCGAGCACAGAGCCCAGAGAAAGCGCCCCAGAAGGGCCCCAGCTGATTCAGGCCCCCATCGGGCCCCTCCATTGCACACCGCTCCCCTCCCGACGCCCGAGGGCCCTGAGCCGGCTGTGCCCGGGAAGCAACCCGGAAGAGGCCACGCTCACGCCGCTCAGGGCGGGCCTCCGCTGGGTCAGGGCTGCCAGGGCCAACCCCAGGGGGAAGCGCTTGTGAGCCACAGCAAGGGGCACAAATCGTCCCGCTGGGCTTCCGCGCAGAAACTGCCTCCTGTCCAGGAAAGCCAGTCAGAGAGGCTGCAGGTGGCCGGCGCTGATTCTGCGGGGCCGAAAACGGTGCCCAGCCATGCCTTCTCAGAGCTCTGGGACCCCTCAGAGGCCTGGATGCAGGCCAACTACGATCTACTTTCCGCTTTTGAGGCCATGACCTCCCAGGAAAAGCCAGAAGCACTCTCCGCACCAACGTTCCAGGAGGAAGCCGCCTTCACTGGACACAGAGTGAATGCTAAGATGCAGGTGTACTCGGGCTCCAGGCCTGCCTGCCAGCCCCAGGTGCTGACGCTGCGCCAGCAGTGCATCCGGGGGCTCAGACACAATCCGGACGCCCTCGGCGACGTGGGAGGGGTCCCCTACTCGGTTCTTGAACCCCTTCCGGAAGGGTGGACGCCTGATCAGCTGTATCGCAGAGAGAAATACAATCACGCACTCGCTGGGGACACAGATGAATTATGGAGGATTCATTGTCTCCAGGACTTCAAGGAAGAAAAGCCACAGGAGCACGAGTCTTGGCGGGAGCTGTATCTGCGGCTTCGGGACTCCCGAGAGCAGCGGCTGCGAGCAGTCACCACGAAAATCCGATCTGCACGTGAAAACAAACCCATCCGCCGACAGACAAAGATGATCTGTTTCAACTCTGGGGCCAAGACGCCTTATGATGCTTCAAGGAGGCAAGAGAAGTCTGCAGGAGCCGCTGACCCCGAAGAGGGAGAGATCAAGCCAGCCCCCAAAGCCGCGGGCAGCAGCCACGTTCCCTCCAGCCGGGGCGGCGTGGGCGGTGGCGATAGGGGCGGTGGCGGCCTGGTGGGCGGCGGGGACGGCGGCCACGGCggaagcagtggcagcagcagcacgagcagcagcagcagcagcagcagcagcagcagcagcagcagcacgagCAGCAGCAGcacgagcagcagcagcagcagcagcagcagcgtcCTTCACCGGCTCCCTGAGAAGAGGGCCAACCCCTGCCTGAGCAGCAGCAATGAGCGCCCGGCGCCCGCCGCCAAAACCCGGAAACCGGCTGCCAAGAAAGTGGCCCCGCTGATGGCCAAGGCAATTCGAGACTACAAGAGGAGATTCTCCCGAAGATAA